GCCGGAGCCCGACGCCGCCGAGCTGGCGCGGGAGCTGCCGGGCCGCAGCGAGGCCGAGGTGAGGGGTCCCGGGAAGGCCCGAGGCTGGAGGCGGGGCTAGGATGGGTCCCGGGCGGGGCCTGGGTGGGCGGGACGAGGTGAGGCTTAGGGGCGTGGCCTGGAGATAGGCGGGACGAGGTggagcgggggcggggcctcgagTGGGCGGGGCGAGATGAGGTCGGGGGCGGGGCGAGGCTGAGGAACCGAGTGTGTGCCGGAGGAGGTCGGGACTCGTGGAAGGCTGGGTGGTGGGTGCGTGTGAGAGGCTGAGGGGCGGGGCGTGGGCGTTGCGAACGcgagcctgggggcggggcgaACTTGGGGGGAAGGCGGGGCCAGTGGGCGGGGCCTACGTGAGGCTGAGAGGCGGGGCGAGGAGGAGGCAGTGCTGTGGGAGGCTgaggggcgggcggggcggggcgagaTGGGGGCAGTGCGTACGAGAGGCTGAGGGGCGGGGCGAGGGGGAGGCGGTGCTGTGGGAGGCTGAGGGGCGGACAGGGGCGGAGCCTACGTGAGTCTGAAGGGCGGGGCGAAGAGGAGGCAGTGCTGTGAGAGGCTGAAGGGAGGGCCAGGGGCGGGGCCTAGGTGAGGatgaggggcggggccaggaggaggcaggactgCGGGAGGCCGAGGGGCGGGACGTGGCCGGAGCGGAGCCCACTAATAGGGCGGAAGGCGCAGCGGGAGTGAGGTCGAAGTCAGTCGGGCAATGGGCCGGAGTGACCGTAGCGAGGAAATGAATAGGGCGGTGCTTAGCATGGGGGTGGCCCTGGCTGCGGGGAGGAGCCAGAACCGGCCCAGGCCTTCCATCCTTGTTCGTAGCTGGTCCCACCTGGGGCCTTGGCCTGCGAGCCCCCGAGCGGACTCACTGCGACCCTTCTCACCGGGCTCGCGGGAGGCCAGGGAGCAGTGGCCGGCCTGGAGCAGGCAGTGGGCTCCTGCTTCTCTCCCCGAGCCCTGGGCTTACAGAAGgccgcctcctctctccccagatcCGGGACTTCCTGCGGCAGCTCAAGGGTCGCGTGGCCCGGGAGGCCATTCAGAGGGTGCACCCAGGTGGCCTCCAGGGCCCAAGGCACCGGCAAACACAGACCCCGGCCCCCATCGAGGTGTGTCAGGGCAAGGAGTTGGGGAGGATAACGCTGTCAGGGGGTCCCTaggaggggcagggctgtgggggCCCCTGAGGGTTGGTCCCCAGGCCGACCAGGCCCCTTCTGGTTGCCCCCCCCAGGTGTGGATGGACCTGGCTGAGAAGCTGACAGGCCCGCTGGAAGAAGCCCTGACTGTGGCTTTCTCCCAGGTACAGCCATCCCCCGGGCCGGCCGGCGTGTCCCAGGGACAGGGTCATACCTAGCTAGGAGTCTAGATGAGGTGGACCTGGGTCCTGGGCCGTCCCTCCCGCCAGCTCTGTGCCTCTGGCCAGTCCCTGGACACCCTGAGCCTCAGTATCCCCGCTTCTGAGGCCAGCTCCTGGATGTGACCCTTCTTCAGGGTGGCAGGGACGATTCGGTGAGCAGGTGGGGGTCCCAGCCGAGTGCAGGGCCGGGGAGCCGCCGATCAGAGGACTTCCGCCTTTCCCCACTGATCTCTCTGCCTGCCAGGTGCTCACCATCGCGGCCACGGAGCCCATCAGCCTCCTGCACTCCAGGCCCCCCAAACCCACGCAGGCCCGCGGAAAGCTGCTGCTGGTCAGCGCCCCCGGAGGGCAGGAGGCCCTGGGCCCTGAggcccctggccccgcccctaaGACACATGGCTCCACCCCTGAggctcctggccccgcccctAAGACACATGGCTCCACCCCTGAggctcctggccccgcccctgAGGCCTCTGGCCCCGCTCCTAAGACAGTTGGCCCAGCCCCTGAGGCGTCTTCGGAATCCCTGGCCGGCCCCTCTACTGAGGAAGATTTTGCCGTGGACTTTGAGAAGATCTACAAGTACCTGTCGTCCATCTCCCGCAGCTGCCATGGCCCTGAGCTTTCTGCAGCTGGTGAGAGGAATGGGGacggggctgtggggtggggggcccaggcggcaggccccaccctcccctcacccccgcccgccctccctccctccatcaccaGAGTCGGCTGTGGTCCTCGACCTGCTCATGGCCCTGCCCGAGGAGCTGCCCCGCCTGCCCTGCGCTGCCCTGGTTGAACATCTGGCAGAGACGTACCTACGCCTGACGGCCCCCCAGCCCGACCCCGCCAGTGGGGGCCTGGGGCCCGCAGCCGAGGATGGCGGGACAGGCTCCGGGGGGGAAGAGGAGGCGGGCCAGGCCGTGCCCCAGGCTCCTGAGAATGCCGGGCCCAGCGAGCCGAGATCCACTTGGCAAGCAGCTGGGGTCTGTCCCCTGAACCCGTTCCTGGTGCCCCTGGAGCTTCTGGGCCAGGCAGCCACCCCTGCAAGGTGAGGGCCCGGcaggcagaggacacagcagACATCTGTGAGTCCCCTGGCCTCAGGCCTGCTCGGGCTGGCACGGGCTTGTCAGGATCCGGTCACGGGGGAAGGTCCCTGGCACGATGCAGCACAGAACGGAGTGGCCTTGGAGATGCTCAATACTGCGGGAGTCTCAAAAGGGGGAGCACAGTGGTACAGGGGTTCGCCCACGAACTcagtgggctgggggagggagcgcGTGGGGGGGGGCAGGCAGCTGGGTTAAAACCACTGTCAAATACTGCCCCCAGTCCCTTCCTGCGTCCTCTGTTCTATTCCTGTAACTGTCAATAAAGTTCTTGTCAGTACTCTCTTTCTCCTGTGAGTTAAAGATGATGGCAGTGGGGGCCCAAAATGCCAGAGCTTGGGCTTCTGGGGACCGAGGTGCGGTCATCAGCAAAGGCTGCTGCCTCCCCGTCCAGTCCGATGCTGCCTGCAGTGACCTCAGTGTGGCCATGAGGGGACTGCTGGTGACAGTGTGCCCTACAGGTGTCAGGGAAAGGTTTTCAGAGCGAAGTGACCTCACATCATACAGATGGAAGGGAGAGGCCAGCAGAGTGAGGGCGGCCAGGTGGGAGGAGCCAGGACCCAGGCCCGGGGCCCTGGGGGTTAGGGGTGGGCTCCCCATGTGGCAGGCGCGGGAAGGGAGGGCAGTGAGTCCCTGAGGTGGCCTTGGGGAAACaaggggagaagggagacagggagggggagcTGGAGGGGCCTTAGGATCAGAGAGGGGCCAGGAGTCCTGGCTGCTCCCAAGGCCCCAATTCCCCGGGGTGCTGCTGGGTCTCCTGGCACCGGGTCCTTCTCCATCAGCCTCCCTGAGGGTCTGGATTCAGGGGCAGGTGGGAAGCGTGGGGAACCAAGTGTCTCCTCCCCGCGCCACCCTCCCTCAAGCCCAACTAGTCCTCCGAGAGCCAGTAAATTTTCTGCCCGCAGCCTGTGCGTTGACACTGCTTTCCTTTTATAGACGCGCTTGCTTCTCCCCACACACGTTGTACACAGCTCCCCGGGGGCGTGCCACTCATCCCCAAGGCGGGCAGCCGTGGAGCGGAGCCAACCTGCTCCGTGCACGCGGCCCCACAGCACCAGACCCACGGTCCCCAAAGTGCCCGCGGCAACCGTGGGCAGGAGGGACCAGCCTCAGAGATTTGGGGCTGCAGCGGTGGTCACGGCGCCGGGAGGCCGTGCCAGTTCTCGGAGAcaaccaccagggctggctgagggTGCCCCATCTCAGCTCCCCACGGGGCTAAGGCCATTCGACCGCCCGGAGAGTCTCCCCAAGTCAAGGGAAAGaagccgggggtgggggtgggggtgggggggctcttGGCTGTGCCTGGAGCTGGGAGGATGGAGACAGGCACGCATCAGTCCCCCCAGAGCGTGGGTCTGGGTGTTACCGCAGAACTGGACAGCTGTTAAGAGCGTGCAGAAGTCAGACCCAGGTTCAAATGCCAGCCCGGCCAGAATCCAGGCACTTGGcatgggcaagtcactcaagctgcctgggcctcagtctcctagCCTGTGGAACGGGGATGCTAACGGGCTCGCCGTCTGAGCCCTGAAGAGGGCACAGGCCATGCGCCCGAGGCGAGGCGCTAACTTAGCACGCTGCTTGGCAGGTAGTAAGCGCTCAACAATAGCTTTTATTGTCACCATCACTCAGAGGCGGGGAATGAGAAGGCATGGGGAGGCCCGTGAGGGGATGGCAAGAGGGATCAGGGCGAAGTGGCAGGAGGGCCAAGGAGGGGCGGAAGCGGTGACAGAGGGAGGGGGCGCTGACCTGAACTGGGGCccgggctgggggcgggagggagcCCGCCACGCTCTCCCCCCACGGAAGGCGCCACGCATC
The Equus caballus isolate H_3958 breed thoroughbred chromosome 7, TB-T2T, whole genome shotgun sequence genome window above contains:
- the SNAPC2 gene encoding snRNA-activating protein complex subunit 2, with amino-acid sequence MKPPQRRRAAPARYLGEVTGPAAWSAREKRQLLRLLQARRGQPEPDAAELARELPGRSEAEIRDFLRQLKGRVAREAIQRVHPGGLQGPRHRQTQTPAPIEVWMDLAEKLTGPLEEALTVAFSQVLTIAATEPISLLHSRPPKPTQARGKLLLVSAPGGQEALGPEAPGPAPKTHGSTPEAPGPAPKTHGSTPEAPGPAPEASGPAPKTVGPAPEASSESLAGPSTEEDFAVDFEKIYKYLSSISRSCHGPELSAAESAVVLDLLMALPEELPRLPCAALVEHLAETYLRLTAPQPDPASGGLGPAAEDGGTGSGGEEEAGQAVPQAPENAGPSEPRSTWQAAGVCPLNPFLVPLELLGQAATPAR